The proteins below are encoded in one region of Pongo pygmaeus isolate AG05252 chromosome 20, NHGRI_mPonPyg2-v2.0_pri, whole genome shotgun sequence:
- the PGLS gene encoding 6-phosphogluconolactonase, with the protein MCQRQSPKVLQTQRQGRPLRRRTSGRRERFLLSAAALAMAAPAPGLISVFSSPQELGAALAQLVAQRAACCLAGARARFALGLSGGSLVSMLARELPAAVAPAGLASLARWTLGFCDERLVPFDHAESTYGLYRMHLLSRLPIPESQVITINPELPVEEAAEDYAKKLRQAFQGDSIPVFDLLILGVGPDGHTCSLFPDHPLLQEREKIVAPISDSPKPPPQRVTLTLPVLNAARTVIFVATGEGKAAVLKRILEDQEENPLPAALVQPHTGKLCWFLDEAAARLLTVPFEKHSTL; encoded by the exons ATGTGCCAAAGACAATCGCCCAAAGTACTCCAAACACAGCGGCAGGGCCGGCCCTTGCGCAGGCGTACTAGCGGCCGTAGGGAGCGCTTCCTCCTCTCCGCCGCCGCCCTCGCCATGGCCGCGCCGGCCCCGGGCCTCATCTCGGTGTTCtcgagcccccaggagctgggtgCGGCGCTAGCGCAGCTGGTGGCCCAGCGCGCAGCATGCTGCCTGGCGGGGGCCCGCGCCCGTTTCGCGCTCGGCCTGTCGGGCGGGAGCCTCGTCTCGATGCTAGCCCGCGAGCTGCCCGCCGCCGTCGCCCCTGCCGGTCTAGCCAGCTTAGCGCGCTGGACGCTGGGCTTCTGCGACGAGCGCCTCGTGCCCTTCGATCACGCCGAGAGCACGTACGGCCTCTACCGG ATGCATCTTCTCTCCAGACTGCCGATCCCAGAAAGCCAGGTGATCACCATTAACCCTGAGCTGCCTGTGGAGGAGGCGGCTGAGGACTACGCCAAGAAGCTGAGACAG GCATTCCAAGGGGACTCCATCCCGGTTTTCGACCTGCTGATCCTAGGGGTGGGCCCCGATGGTCACACCTGCTCACTCTTCCCAGACCACCCCCTCCTACAG GAGCGGGAGAAGATTGTGGCTCCCATCAGTGACTCCCCAAAGCCACCGCCACAGCGTGTGACCCTCACACTACCTGTCCTGAATGCAGCACGAACTGTCATCTTTGTGGCAACCGGAGAAGGCAAGGCAGCTGTTCTGAAG CGCATTTTGGAGGACCAGGAGGAAAACCCACTGCCCGCCGCCCTGGTCCAGCCCCACACCGGGAAACTGTGCTGGTTCTTGGATGAGGCGGCCGCCCGCCTCCTGACCGTACCCTTCGAGAAGCATTCCACTTTGTAG